The Alteromonas stellipolaris genome includes a region encoding these proteins:
- the tkt gene encoding transketolase, with protein MPSRRELANAIRALSMDAVQQAKSGHPGAPMGMADIAEVLWGDFLSHNPANPSWANRDRFVLSNGHGSMLLYSLLHLSGYELPIEELKNFRQLHSKTPGHPEYGYAPGVETTTGPLGQGVSNAVGMALAEKVLAAQFNRDGHDIVDHYTYTFMGDGCLMEGISHETCSLAGTLGLGKLVAFWDDNGISIDGEVEGWFTDDTPARFKSYGWEVIEGVDGHDSEQIKAAIEQAKSNSAQPTLICCKTVIGFGSPNKEGTESCHGAPLGDDEIIATREKLGWKHGAFEIPDDIYAGWDAKAKGGDAESAWNDAFAAYESAYPELAAEFKRRVNGELPADFSDKADKIIADLQANPQNIASRKASQNALNAFGPLLPELLGGSADLAGSNLTIWDGSKGVEATDASGNYIYYGVREFGMSAMMNGITLHGGFKAYGATFLMFMEYARNAVRMAALMKQPAIFVYTHDSIGLGEDGPTHQPVEQVVALRATPNLDNWRPCDQVESAIAWKFAIERNDGPSTLIFTRQGLPQQPRDAQQLADVTKGGYVLKDCAGTPEYIFIATGSEVQLAVEAADKLTADGKAVRVVSMPSTDVFDRQSADYRESVLPSSVTKRVAVEALSKESWYKYVGFNGAIIGMDTFGESAPAGDLFKHFNITTDAVVEAALSLS; from the coding sequence ATGCCCTCTCGTCGTGAACTTGCCAATGCCATCCGTGCTTTAAGCATGGACGCTGTTCAACAGGCCAAATCTGGTCACCCAGGCGCCCCTATGGGGATGGCTGATATTGCCGAGGTATTATGGGGTGATTTTCTATCACACAACCCAGCAAACCCGTCTTGGGCAAACAGAGACCGCTTCGTGCTTTCAAACGGTCACGGCTCTATGCTGTTGTACTCTTTGCTTCATCTTTCAGGCTATGAACTGCCTATTGAAGAGCTTAAGAACTTCCGTCAGCTACATTCTAAAACGCCAGGTCATCCAGAATATGGATATGCACCGGGTGTTGAAACTACCACTGGCCCATTAGGTCAAGGCGTAAGTAATGCTGTGGGTATGGCGCTAGCTGAGAAAGTATTAGCAGCGCAGTTTAACCGTGACGGTCACGATATTGTCGATCACTACACCTATACTTTCATGGGCGATGGTTGCCTTATGGAAGGTATTTCTCATGAAACTTGTTCACTTGCGGGTACATTAGGCCTTGGTAAGTTAGTGGCATTTTGGGATGACAACGGTATCTCAATTGACGGTGAAGTTGAAGGTTGGTTTACCGACGATACGCCAGCACGCTTTAAAAGCTACGGCTGGGAAGTGATTGAAGGTGTTGACGGTCATGATTCAGAACAAATTAAAGCAGCCATTGAGCAAGCTAAATCGAACAGCGCTCAGCCTACGCTAATTTGCTGTAAAACGGTGATTGGTTTTGGTTCGCCAAACAAAGAAGGCACTGAGTCTTGTCACGGTGCACCATTAGGTGATGACGAAATCATTGCTACTCGCGAAAAGCTTGGGTGGAAACACGGTGCATTTGAAATTCCAGACGACATTTATGCCGGTTGGGATGCGAAAGCCAAAGGTGGCGACGCTGAAAGTGCGTGGAACGATGCCTTCGCAGCATACGAAAGTGCTTACCCTGAATTGGCGGCTGAATTTAAGCGTCGTGTAAATGGCGAATTGCCAGCCGACTTCAGCGATAAAGCAGACAAAATCATTGCTGATTTGCAAGCTAACCCGCAAAACATTGCGTCACGTAAAGCATCTCAAAATGCATTAAACGCCTTTGGCCCATTACTACCAGAGCTTCTAGGCGGTTCTGCCGACTTAGCGGGTTCAAACCTAACTATTTGGGATGGCAGTAAAGGCGTTGAAGCCACTGACGCTTCTGGTAACTACATTTACTACGGTGTACGTGAATTCGGTATGTCAGCCATGATGAACGGTATTACCCTTCATGGTGGTTTTAAAGCCTACGGCGCAACTTTCCTAATGTTTATGGAATACGCCCGTAACGCTGTACGTATGGCGGCGTTAATGAAGCAACCTGCTATTTTTGTATACACCCACGATTCAATCGGTTTGGGTGAAGATGGTCCAACGCACCAGCCAGTAGAACAAGTAGTGGCACTACGTGCTACACCAAACCTAGATAACTGGCGTCCATGTGACCAAGTTGAATCGGCTATAGCATGGAAGTTCGCAATTGAGCGTAACGATGGCCCTTCAACATTGATTTTCACTCGCCAAGGTTTGCCACAGCAACCTCGTGATGCCCAGCAATTAGCTGATGTTACTAAAGGTGGTTATGTGCTTAAAGATTGTGCAGGCACGCCTGAATACATCTTTATTGCCACTGGTTCTGAAGTTCAACTTGCCGTTGAAGCAGCTGATAAACTAACTGCAGATGGTAAAGCGGTTCGCGTAGTTTCAATGCCTTCTACCGACGTTTTCGACCGTCAATCAGCGGATTACCGTGAAAGCGTGTTGCCTTCTAGCGTAACTAAGCGTGTTGCAGTTGAAGCACTATCGAAAGAAAGCTGGTACAAATATGTAGGTTTCAACGGCGCCATCATTGGTATGGATACGTTCGGTGAATCAGCACCAGCGGGTGACTTGTTCAAACATTTTAATATTACTACTGATGCAGTGGTAGAGGCAGCATTGTCTCTTAGCTAA
- a CDS encoding phosphoglycerate kinase: MAIPSMSDLALNGQRVLIRQDLNVPVKDGVVTSDARIKASIPTIKAALDAGAAVMVMSHLGRPTEGEPAEEFSLQPVVNYLNDVLDVPVTLEKDYLDGVDVAPGSLVVLENVRFNEGEKSDDETLSKQYAALCDIFVMDAFGTAHRAQASTHGVAKFATKACAGPLLAAELDALGKALDNPKRPMVAIVGGSKVSTKLTVLKTLAEKVDQLIVGGGIANTFIAAQGHNVGKSLVEMDLTEQAKQLMSDAVANGGNIPVPTDVVVGKAFDENTEATLKAVSDVADDDMIFDIGPDSSKALESIIKNAGTIVWNGPVGVFEFEQFSAGTKALAEAIADSDAFSIAGGGDTLAAVDKYEIADKISYISTGGGAFLEFLEGKTLPAVAMLEEKNK, from the coding sequence ATGGCAATTCCAAGTATGAGTGATTTGGCCTTAAACGGTCAGCGCGTATTAATTAGACAAGACTTAAACGTGCCAGTAAAAGATGGCGTAGTGACCTCTGATGCGCGTATTAAAGCTTCGATCCCTACTATTAAAGCCGCACTAGATGCTGGTGCTGCGGTAATGGTAATGTCGCATTTAGGCCGCCCTACAGAAGGCGAGCCAGCGGAAGAATTCTCACTTCAGCCTGTTGTGAATTATTTGAACGACGTGTTGGACGTACCGGTTACCCTAGAAAAAGACTATTTGGACGGTGTTGATGTAGCACCAGGTTCTTTGGTTGTTCTAGAAAACGTGCGCTTTAATGAAGGCGAGAAAAGCGACGACGAAACCCTATCAAAGCAATATGCCGCCCTTTGCGATATCTTCGTAATGGACGCATTTGGCACCGCGCACCGCGCACAAGCTTCTACCCACGGTGTGGCAAAATTTGCCACTAAAGCGTGTGCAGGCCCACTTCTTGCGGCAGAGCTAGATGCACTAGGCAAAGCATTAGATAATCCTAAACGTCCAATGGTAGCCATTGTAGGCGGGTCTAAAGTATCAACTAAGCTTACTGTACTTAAAACCTTAGCTGAAAAAGTTGACCAACTTATTGTTGGCGGCGGTATTGCCAATACATTTATTGCCGCGCAAGGTCATAATGTAGGTAAGTCTTTGGTTGAAATGGACTTAACTGAGCAAGCGAAGCAGTTAATGAGCGATGCAGTCGCCAATGGCGGGAATATTCCAGTGCCTACCGATGTAGTAGTGGGTAAAGCCTTCGATGAAAATACAGAAGCAACTCTTAAAGCCGTTAGTGATGTCGCTGACGATGATATGATTTTTGATATCGGCCCAGATTCATCAAAAGCCCTTGAAAGCATTATTAAAAATGCGGGTACTATTGTATGGAATGGCCCAGTAGGTGTATTTGAATTTGAACAGTTCAGTGCAGGTACAAAGGCCTTAGCCGAGGCTATTGCTGATAGCGATGCGTTCTCAATTGCAGGTGGTGGTGATACACTGGCAGCAGTAGATAAATATGAAATCGCTGATAAGATATCTTATATCTCTACAGGTGGTGGAGCATTTCTAGAGTTTTTAGAAGGCAAAACATTACCTGCAGTAGCCATGCTAGAAGAAAAAAACAAATAA
- the epd gene encoding erythrose-4-phosphate dehydrogenase, whose amino-acid sequence MVNIAINGFGRIGRNVLRALYESGRNSHFNVVAINDVAKPEGIAHLLKYDTAHGRFGFDVTLENETLNVAGDAIRLLAQPDINLLPWREIGVDIVLECTGKFDDRASGQSHINAGAGKVLFSSPGSPDLDNTVIFGTNDDTLKAEHKLVSNGSCTTNCIVPVIQALDAAFGVESGTITTIHASMHDQQVIDAYHPDLRRTRAASQSIIPVDTRLAAGIERILPKFAGKFEAIAVRVPTINVTAMDLSVTLSTQVTIADVNHALKRVKAGRLQGILDYTEEPLVSVDFNHDPHSCIVDGTQTRVSHKQLVKTLVWCDNEWGFANRMLDTAQAMYDAS is encoded by the coding sequence ATGGTAAACATTGCCATAAACGGGTTTGGTCGTATTGGTCGTAACGTATTGCGCGCGCTTTATGAAAGCGGGCGCAATAGCCACTTCAACGTGGTTGCGATTAATGATGTGGCTAAGCCAGAAGGTATAGCTCACTTATTGAAATACGATACCGCCCATGGGCGGTTCGGTTTTGATGTGACATTAGAAAACGAAACACTTAACGTGGCAGGCGATGCTATTCGCTTGTTAGCACAGCCTGATATCAACTTACTGCCTTGGCGAGAAATTGGGGTGGATATTGTACTGGAATGTACAGGTAAGTTTGATGATAGGGCATCAGGTCAATCGCATATTAATGCGGGGGCAGGTAAAGTGCTCTTCTCTTCTCCGGGTTCCCCCGATTTAGACAATACCGTGATTTTTGGTACCAACGACGACACGCTAAAAGCGGAGCATAAGTTGGTGTCTAATGGGTCGTGCACAACCAACTGCATTGTGCCGGTTATTCAGGCGCTAGACGCAGCCTTTGGGGTTGAAAGCGGTACGATTACGACTATTCACGCTTCTATGCACGATCAGCAAGTTATCGATGCTTACCACCCAGATTTACGCCGTACTCGCGCAGCCAGTCAGTCTATTATTCCAGTAGACACACGGTTAGCCGCGGGAATAGAACGTATTTTGCCTAAATTTGCAGGTAAATTTGAAGCTATTGCGGTACGGGTGCCAACCATTAATGTTACTGCAATGGATTTAAGTGTAACCTTAAGTACGCAAGTAACCATTGCTGACGTTAATCATGCATTGAAGCGAGTGAAAGCAGGGCGATTGCAGGGTATTTTAGATTACACTGAAGAGCCGTTGGTTTCTGTTGATTTCAATCACGATCCCCACTCTTGTATAGTGGATGGTACCCAAACCCGAGTAAGTCACAAACAACTGGTAAAAACGCTGGTGTGGTGTGACAACGAATGGGGTTTCGCAAACAGAATGCTCGACACCGCGCAAGCAATGTATGACGCAAGCTAA
- the ppx gene encoding exopolyphosphatase yields MTQHESVFDTVESREVNKVAALDIGSNSFHLVVARIVAGSVQILHRVKQKVRLAEGLDDDNILSDEAMERGLKMLRIVAESLRGFEPDSVRIVATHTLRKAKNAHHFINAAKDILPYPVEVISGVEEARLIYSGVAHTNHADGQQLVVDIGGGSTEFVIGEGFNPLICRSLQMGCVSYTKRFFPDGTLKNKSFELAITAAEQELEFIQDKYRKLGWVQCIGTSGTIRSLFTLCQQDKPNDHDIPVTLKSLRNLMKQFISAGHIDKLSYPDLTEDRRVVIAGGLAILIAVFKALEIDTLVYSPAALREGVIYQMEDELHHADIRGRTASSLATRYDVDTAQATLVLNTSLNLFSHAEKAWKLKHHDFKSMLGWAALLHEVGIQINSRGVQRHSAYILANVDMPGFTQEQQELLATLVRFHRKKVRANDLPNFNLYDLAAVKKLIALLRIGALLNIKRQEGFLPNLEIDVDKSGLSLTFPKDWLEEKPILAADLVRESAYWKALDLTLSIK; encoded by the coding sequence ATGACTCAGCATGAATCTGTTTTTGATACCGTTGAAAGCCGTGAGGTTAATAAGGTAGCCGCGTTAGATATTGGCTCGAATAGCTTTCACCTTGTGGTAGCGCGTATTGTTGCTGGGTCTGTGCAAATTCTGCATCGAGTTAAGCAAAAAGTGCGATTGGCTGAAGGCTTAGACGACGATAATATTCTGTCGGACGAAGCCATGGAGCGCGGCTTAAAAATGCTCCGTATTGTGGCTGAAAGCCTGCGTGGTTTTGAACCCGACTCGGTGCGTATTGTCGCTACCCACACGCTTCGCAAAGCAAAAAACGCCCACCACTTCATTAATGCTGCAAAAGATATTCTGCCCTACCCCGTAGAAGTTATTTCGGGGGTAGAAGAAGCCCGTTTGATATACTCTGGCGTAGCACATACCAACCATGCTGATGGTCAGCAGCTGGTGGTAGATATTGGCGGTGGCTCTACAGAATTTGTCATTGGCGAAGGGTTTAACCCACTTATTTGTAGAAGCTTACAAATGGGCTGTGTGAGCTACACCAAGCGCTTTTTCCCAGATGGGACTTTAAAGAACAAATCTTTTGAGCTGGCGATTACTGCTGCTGAACAAGAACTGGAATTTATTCAAGATAAGTACCGCAAGCTAGGTTGGGTGCAATGTATTGGTACATCGGGCACGATCCGCTCTTTGTTTACGCTGTGTCAACAAGATAAGCCCAACGATCACGATATACCCGTTACGCTTAAAAGCCTACGTAACCTAATGAAGCAGTTTATTAGTGCAGGCCATATCGACAAGCTTAGCTACCCGGACTTAACCGAAGATAGACGCGTGGTTATTGCTGGCGGCTTGGCTATTTTAATTGCAGTATTTAAAGCCCTAGAAATAGATACCTTAGTTTATTCCCCTGCCGCCTTGCGTGAAGGGGTGATTTACCAGATGGAAGATGAGCTGCATCATGCCGATATACGAGGCAGAACTGCCAGCAGCTTGGCCACTCGCTACGATGTTGATACCGCACAAGCCACGCTTGTGCTTAACACGTCACTTAACCTCTTTAGTCATGCTGAAAAGGCATGGAAACTTAAACATCACGATTTCAAAAGTATGCTGGGTTGGGCGGCGTTGTTGCATGAAGTGGGTATTCAAATTAACTCTCGGGGTGTACAGCGCCACAGTGCCTATATTCTGGCTAACGTTGATATGCCTGGCTTTACGCAAGAACAACAGGAATTATTGGCAACCCTAGTACGCTTTCATAGAAAGAAAGTACGGGCTAACGACCTTCCTAATTTTAATTTGTATGATTTAGCTGCGGTTAAAAAGCTTATCGCCTTGTTGCGCATTGGCGCGTTGCTTAATATTAAACGCCAAGAGGGCTTCTTGCCCAATCTAGAAATTGATGTAGATAAGAGCGGCTTAAGCCTTACTTTTCCTAAAGATTGGTTGGAAGAAAAGCCTATTCTGGCAGCCGACTTGGTTCGAGAAAGTGCCTATTGGAAAGCGTTAGACTTAACGCTTTCTATTAAGTAA
- the metK gene encoding methionine adenosyltransferase, which produces MATHLFTSESVSEGHPDKIADQISDAVLDAILEQDPRARVACETYVKTGMVLVGGEVTTSAWVDIEEITRKTVRDIGYVHSDMGFDADSCAVLNAIGKQSPDINQGVDRESLEEQGAGDQGLMFGYASDETDVLMPAPITYSHRLVQKQAEVRKSGKLDFLRPDAKSQITFKYENDKPVGIDAVVLSTQHCDSVSTAQVREAVMEEIIKPVLPSEWLNSNTQFHINPTGRFVIGGPVGDCGLTGRKIIVDTYGGMARHGGGAFSGKDPSKVDRSAAYAGRYVAKNIVAAGLAKRCEIQVSYAIGVAEPTSISIDTFGTGVVDEKTLVALVREHFDLRPYGLIKMLDLERAIYLPTAAYGHFGREAFPWEATDKAEALRSSV; this is translated from the coding sequence ATGGCCACGCATTTATTCACCTCCGAGTCTGTGTCTGAAGGACACCCGGACAAAATCGCCGATCAAATTTCAGATGCGGTTCTAGATGCTATTCTAGAGCAAGATCCTCGTGCCCGCGTGGCCTGTGAGACCTACGTTAAAACCGGAATGGTATTAGTAGGTGGTGAAGTCACTACCTCAGCGTGGGTTGATATTGAAGAAATTACACGTAAAACCGTAAGAGACATAGGCTACGTTCACTCTGATATGGGTTTCGATGCTGACTCTTGTGCAGTGTTAAACGCTATCGGTAAACAGTCGCCAGATATCAACCAAGGTGTTGACCGCGAAAGTTTAGAAGAACAAGGTGCAGGCGACCAAGGCCTTATGTTCGGTTACGCCAGTGACGAAACTGACGTACTGATGCCAGCGCCAATTACTTATTCTCACCGCTTGGTTCAAAAACAAGCTGAAGTAAGAAAGTCTGGCAAGCTAGACTTTTTGCGCCCAGATGCGAAAAGCCAAATTACCTTTAAGTACGAAAACGACAAGCCTGTAGGCATTGATGCGGTAGTACTTTCTACGCAGCATTGTGATTCTGTTTCTACTGCACAAGTACGTGAAGCAGTAATGGAAGAAATTATTAAACCGGTGCTTCCTAGCGAGTGGCTTAATAGCAACACTCAATTTCACATTAACCCTACCGGTCGCTTCGTTATTGGCGGACCTGTTGGTGATTGTGGTTTAACTGGTCGTAAAATCATTGTAGATACCTACGGTGGTATGGCCCGTCACGGTGGTGGTGCTTTCTCTGGTAAAGATCCTTCAAAAGTAGACAGAAGCGCAGCTTACGCTGGCCGTTATGTTGCTAAGAACATTGTCGCTGCAGGGCTAGCTAAGCGTTGCGAAATTCAAGTTTCTTACGCCATTGGTGTTGCCGAGCCAACCTCTATTAGCATTGATACTTTCGGTACTGGCGTGGTTGATGAGAAAACCTTAGTGGCGTTGGTACGTGAACATTTCGATTTACGCCCTTATGGGCTAATCAAAATGCTTGATTTAGAGCGTGCTATTTACTTACCTACTGCTGCATATGGTCACTTCGGCCGTGAGGCATTCCCGTGGGAAGCGACTGATAAAGCTGAAGCACTTCGTTCATCGGTATAG
- a CDS encoding alpha/beta hydrolase family protein → MFSTQIVSCQRRRGRRDFRVTTGLTVFFLCICAGLSSFSYADDVKEDTDNDMFFQSEDIFDLEYVSDVRVSPNGKQIAYVRRSNDIMTDSTRSNIWLASVDGKSHRPLLSSKKSYYSPRWSPDGKRLAYLSNEEGKPQLYVRWMDTGQTALITNVTSSLGNITWSPNGKHIAFTMSVDVEEKPLKVNLPKKPKGAKWAPKFEYITKARYQADGKGILEPAYTHIFIVSTDGGTARQLTSGNYHHRGGLSFSPDSQKIFFAANRSDNWEYEPVESDIFTVNMQGVIEQLTDFKGTESAPVVSPNGKYVAYSRRSDDKVMYKNRYLYIMNADGTEHKNLTADIDNSVSNFQWKGNKSIYFQQSVRGLAQVDVVTLSGKVKSVAKGLGGTTLGRPYVFGMYHAADNVVAYTKGRTDRPADVFVTTRSEQQLTFLNEDALGHKQLGEVKEIMYRSSIDDEEIQGWYILPPDYDETKKYPLILEIHGGPNLAYGPVFTAELQRMAAEGYIVFYDNHRGSTGYGERFALLLQGKYSSKYDFADHMSGVDALIDRGLVDPEKLFITGGSAGGIASAYAIGLTNRFKAAVVAKPVINWLSKVLTADSGLYQIPFQFPAKPWENIAHYWQRSPLSLVGNVTTPTMLITGTEDKRTPSSEAEQFYQALKLQKVDTVLVKVPGSPHGIASKPSRMIGKVENILAWFKKYSAEHNDEH, encoded by the coding sequence ATGTTTTCAACTCAAATTGTAAGTTGTCAGCGAAGACGAGGTAGACGAGATTTTCGTGTTACAACAGGTTTAACCGTATTCTTTCTATGTATCTGTGCAGGCCTTTCATCATTCTCGTACGCTGATGATGTGAAGGAAGATACTGATAATGATATGTTTTTTCAATCTGAAGATATATTCGATTTAGAGTACGTGAGTGATGTACGGGTATCGCCCAATGGTAAACAAATCGCCTACGTTCGTCGTTCTAATGACATTATGACAGACAGCACACGCTCGAACATTTGGCTGGCGTCAGTGGATGGAAAGTCTCATCGCCCATTATTATCATCTAAGAAAAGTTACTATTCTCCAAGGTGGTCGCCAGATGGTAAGCGGCTCGCCTATTTGTCTAATGAAGAGGGCAAACCTCAGCTTTATGTGCGTTGGATGGATACGGGGCAAACGGCGCTAATCACCAATGTTACGTCATCCCTTGGCAATATCACCTGGTCTCCTAACGGTAAACATATCGCATTTACCATGAGTGTGGATGTTGAAGAAAAGCCCCTAAAAGTTAATTTGCCTAAGAAGCCAAAAGGCGCAAAGTGGGCGCCTAAATTTGAGTACATTACCAAAGCGCGTTATCAAGCTGACGGTAAGGGAATTTTAGAACCTGCTTATACGCATATATTTATTGTTTCAACTGATGGTGGCACGGCTCGGCAACTCACCTCTGGTAACTATCATCATAGGGGAGGTTTAAGCTTCTCTCCTGATTCGCAAAAAATATTCTTTGCGGCTAATCGCAGCGATAACTGGGAATATGAGCCGGTGGAATCCGATATCTTTACGGTAAATATGCAAGGTGTTATTGAGCAGCTTACCGACTTTAAAGGTACGGAGTCCGCTCCGGTAGTATCACCGAATGGAAAGTATGTGGCGTATTCACGTCGTAGTGACGATAAAGTCATGTATAAAAACCGCTATTTATACATCATGAATGCAGATGGTACTGAGCACAAAAACCTTACCGCTGATATCGATAATTCGGTGTCTAACTTTCAGTGGAAAGGTAACAAGAGTATCTACTTTCAGCAATCGGTACGCGGCCTCGCTCAAGTTGATGTTGTTACGCTATCTGGCAAAGTTAAATCTGTTGCCAAAGGCTTAGGGGGCACTACGTTAGGGCGCCCTTATGTATTTGGTATGTATCATGCTGCAGACAACGTAGTGGCTTATACCAAAGGGCGTACCGATCGCCCCGCAGATGTGTTTGTTACCACACGTAGCGAACAACAACTTACGTTTTTGAACGAAGATGCGCTAGGTCATAAGCAGCTTGGTGAAGTTAAAGAAATTATGTATCGCTCATCAATCGATGATGAGGAAATTCAAGGCTGGTATATCTTACCGCCTGATTACGATGAAACTAAAAAATACCCGCTTATTCTAGAGATTCACGGTGGACCAAACTTGGCGTACGGGCCGGTGTTCACTGCCGAGCTACAGCGTATGGCAGCAGAGGGCTATATTGTATTTTATGATAACCATCGCGGTAGTACAGGATACGGCGAGCGCTTTGCACTGCTATTGCAAGGTAAGTACAGTTCTAAGTACGATTTTGCAGACCATATGTCTGGCGTTGATGCTCTTATTGATAGAGGGCTAGTCGACCCTGAAAAGCTCTTTATTACAGGCGGCTCTGCAGGAGGAATAGCATCAGCTTATGCTATAGGGTTAACCAACCGCTTTAAAGCGGCTGTTGTTGCTAAGCCGGTTATTAACTGGCTTTCAAAGGTACTTACTGCTGACTCAGGGCTATATCAAATTCCTTTCCAGTTTCCCGCTAAACCATGGGAAAATATCGCGCATTACTGGCAGCGTTCGCCGCTTTCGTTAGTAGGAAATGTGACAACGCCAACCATGTTAATTACCGGCACAGAAGATAAGCGCACGCCTTCATCTGAAGCCGAGCAGTTTTACCAAGCGCTTAAGCTTCAAAAAGTGGATACGGTATTAGTGAAAGTGCCCGGCTCCCCCCATGGCATCGCTTCGAAACCTTCCCGAATGATAGGCAAGGTAGAGAATATATTGGCATGGTTTAAGAAGTATTCCGCCGAGCACAATGACGAGCATTAA
- a CDS encoding CYTH domain-containing protein gives MQTEWEFERKFLVSYVPEGLLDTRKPVAIRQGYLATEPDKHIRIRDEGGNYTMAVKQGVGLKRRDTRIALDSEQFADLWPLTQNMRVEKQRYRIDFFGAQLVVDIFTGNLAPLKVVEVEFDSEMSSRQFLPPDFAETEVTHKKEFQNVALARFGLPDMVIASGSMNSASIFAGSI, from the coding sequence ATGCAAACGGAATGGGAATTTGAACGAAAGTTTTTAGTAAGTTATGTGCCAGAAGGTTTGTTAGATACACGAAAACCTGTGGCAATTAGACAAGGTTATTTAGCCACCGAGCCGGATAAGCATATTCGAATTAGGGACGAAGGTGGCAACTACACCATGGCCGTTAAACAAGGTGTTGGCCTTAAACGCAGAGATACGCGAATTGCGTTGGACTCTGAGCAATTTGCTGATTTATGGCCGTTAACCCAAAACATGCGGGTGGAAAAGCAGCGATATCGTATCGACTTTTTTGGTGCACAGCTGGTGGTAGACATTTTCACCGGTAATTTAGCACCTTTGAAAGTGGTGGAAGTTGAATTTGACAGTGAAATGAGCAGTCGACAGTTTTTACCGCCAGATTTCGCTGAAACGGAGGTGACCCATAAGAAAGAATTTCAAAATGTCGCGTTAGCGCGATTTGGTTTGCCTGATATGGTTATTGCAAGCGGCAGTATGAATAGTGCTTCTATTTTTGCAGGATCCATATAG
- a CDS encoding fructose bisphosphate aldolase: MASQAQQAMLDKLKTQVGFIAALDQSGGSTPKALRLYGIEESEYSSDEEMFNLVHQMRTRIITSTPFSGERVLGAILFENTLDREIEGMSTAHYLWQKKRVIPFLKVDKGLVEESNGVQVMKPIVGLDALLAKAVAQDVFGTKMRSVVKLANHQGIKDVVEQQFEVGKQIIAAGLVPIIEPEVDIHSPQKAEAEALLKLEILTQLNLLSEGQEVMLKLTLPNEANFYKELVDHPRVLKVVALSGGYNREEANAKLSENQGIIASFSRALTEGVSDKQSDDEFAATLDGAIEGIYQASKA; encoded by the coding sequence ATGGCATCACAAGCACAGCAGGCCATGCTAGATAAACTTAAAACGCAAGTTGGTTTTATTGCAGCTTTGGATCAAAGCGGCGGTAGTACACCAAAAGCGCTACGTTTATATGGCATTGAAGAGTCAGAATACAGTTCTGACGAAGAAATGTTTAACCTTGTTCACCAAATGCGTACACGTATTATCACCAGCACCCCTTTCAGTGGCGAGCGGGTTTTAGGCGCTATTTTATTTGAAAATACCCTAGACCGTGAAATTGAAGGCATGTCTACTGCGCACTATCTGTGGCAGAAGAAGCGCGTTATTCCTTTCTTGAAAGTGGATAAAGGGCTTGTTGAAGAGAGCAACGGTGTACAGGTGATGAAGCCGATAGTTGGTCTAGATGCGTTACTGGCTAAAGCCGTTGCCCAAGATGTTTTTGGTACTAAGATGCGTTCAGTGGTAAAACTGGCAAATCATCAAGGTATCAAAGATGTAGTAGAGCAGCAGTTTGAAGTAGGTAAGCAAATTATCGCAGCAGGTTTAGTGCCTATCATTGAGCCTGAAGTGGATATTCATAGTCCTCAAAAAGCGGAAGCAGAAGCACTGCTTAAACTTGAAATTCTTACTCAGCTTAATTTGTTGAGCGAAGGCCAAGAAGTGATGTTAAAGCTAACACTGCCTAATGAAGCTAACTTCTATAAAGAGCTTGTTGATCATCCTCGTGTACTTAAAGTGGTAGCGTTGTCTGGCGGTTACAACCGTGAAGAAGCCAATGCGAAGCTTTCAGAAAACCAAGGCATTATCGCAAGTTTCTCAAGAGCGCTAACTGAAGGTGTTTCTGACAAACAGTCTGATGACGAGTTTGCAGCTACACTAGATGGTGCGATTGAAGGTATTTACCAAGCTTCAAAAGCATAA